Proteins encoded within one genomic window of Arachis ipaensis cultivar K30076 chromosome B08, Araip1.1, whole genome shotgun sequence:
- the LOC107610802 gene encoding protein PRD1-like isoform X2, with product MYDSQEVDLDFEEEADTVFVNDTSCSQGHRSSLNLRTQLGGSICLLCFSNLVSNPLSPTVHVSYALSQIERSLSHPPFLLSVLAFHPQFLLSPLVAALSSFDDEPIAAQIIRLIVNLCASNDPSVRQEFVGRVFDRIASGTLAWSSRQLHMIHCLGVLLNCENDDLIAHIRDVYGLITILVTGLQLPSDEIRGEILFVLYKLYALKNTSTEGDDTDILVPFCPTLLYLLGDVLMKSQNDDVRLNCIALLTMLAQGHLLREEGAYDTCHLSYSDGADSEENIEGAKELSLVNLLAEAIKGPLLSSNSQVQISTLDLLFHYLSSIGTLDNQIHVMVEENIADYVFEVLRYSVLHYVAEVPFHPAQYQTLKLIYECISECPGAVSSSQMEELVLVLIKMLKKNSNGEMGMTPDTFIMACSVFVVLIRSPSCNGDLDLPKSVEDAVKHAALSCICISERDINQILQCLYLLKEAYAYSHDGNTINSSKLTLRSCILDICRTHLLPWLVSGIHEMEEEIVLAVLETFHLILLHSSNDAMEFAESLISSSWFSFSFGCLGLFTGDRMKYRVYLLLSSLIDSLQGNDSGQPIRDAALDLPSDPVDLVFLLGQRRSNNLNLSSCQTAILLIMYTRTLYDIRIADEKLVLASLEQYILLNGSDFHDPTKDNLIVTQLVNLYGLLRGLGKMNHGIHYSREAEEILFRLIKNDEWDLLSGSIHTVSLRWLFQQENIVESLGHQILAFCRSYNLEGGDIIIGNIYQTIDVQTLAELVSEKDNYGARLFICLLAQLFEEEGQEHDVISVLNLMATLIHICPAASDQLSLHGIGSTIRTWCYSSNTFSETTFMSILLLVFNILSSVHPEALSADQSWIAVTMKMMEYFIPPENSDVLSNESLFAIGILSMILHLSTSKALEEASKTILFNTSIISVVNTAVCAAASKGPALVDHDEGTSTGETLIFVLLLHYFAIRRVSNQINNTHEELKCSVGYLMSIKSILEGLVFYDDARVATNCAVCLSMLLRWEKLENQTKLHGKSNWCRMIMEEMTASLVSPRLASPSLAKTQRPAIHIDTV from the exons ATGTACGATTCGCAGGAAGTGGATTTGGATTTCGAAGAAGAAGCTGACACTGTCTTCGTCAACGACACCTCATGCTCCCAGGGCCACCGTTCCTCCTTAAATCTCCGGACTCAGCTCGGCGGCTCCATCTGCCTCCTCTGCTTCTCCAACCTAGTCTCAAACCCTCTCTCCCCAACCGTCCACGTGTCCTATGCTCTCTCCCAGATCGAACGGTCCCTCTCTCACCCTCCCTTCCTCCTATCAGTGCTCGCATTCCACCCTCAGTTCCTCCTCTCTCCTCTCGTCGCTGCCCTCTCCTCCTTCGACGATGAGCCCATTGCTGCGCAGATTATCCGCCTCATTGTCAATCTCTGCGCATCCAATGATCCCTCCGTTCGACAAGAGTTCGTCGGTCGGGTTTTCGATAGGATTGCCTCCGGTACTCTGGCCTGGAGCTCCCGTCAGTTGCACATG ATACACTGCCTTGGGGTTCTTCtgaattgtgaaaatgatgatctAATAGCACATATCAGAGATGTATACGGCCTCATTACCATTCTTGTTACCGGTCTTCAATTGCCAAG TGATGAGATCCGTGGCGAGATCCTTTTTGTCCTTTACAAACTGTATGCTCTTAAGAATACATCTACTGAGGGAGATGACACTGATATCTTAGTTCCCTTTTGTCCGACGCTCCTGTACCTATTGGGAGACGTTCTCATGAAGTCTCAAAATGATGATGTTCGCTTGAATTGTATTG CACTTTTGACTATGTTGGCTCAAGGACATTTGCTCAGGGAAGAAGGTGCATATGATACTTGTCACCTTTCTTACTCTGATGGAGCTGACTCTGAAGAAAACATTGAGGGAGCCAAGGAGTTATCTCTGGTTAATCTGCTTGCAGAAGCCATCAAAGGTCCACTGCTTTCATCGAACAGTCAAGTCCAAATCAGCACTCTGGATTTACTATTTCATTATCTGTCTTCCATTGGAACTTTAGACAATCAGATTCATGTCATGGTAGAAGAAAACATTGCAGATTATGTATTTGAAGTATTAAGATATTCAG TATTACATTATGTGGCTGAAGTTCCTTTTCACCCAGCTCAATACCAGACTTTGAAGCTCATTTATGAATGCATTTCTGAGTGTCCTGGAGCTGTATCATCTTCTCAAATGGAGGAGTTGGTTCTTGTTTTGATAAAAATGCTTAAAAAGAATTCTAATGGAGAGATGGGTATGACTCCTGATACTTTTATAATGGCTTGCTCAGTCTTTGTGGTCCTTATCAGATCTCCATCTTGTAATGGAGATTTAGATCTGCCAAAATCTGTTGAGGATGCAGTGAAACATGCCGCATTATCTTGTATCTGCATCTCTGAAAGGGACATTAACCAAATCTTGCAATGTCTGTACCTACTTAAAGAGGCATATGCATACAGTCATGATGGGAACACCATCAACTCTAGTAAGCTGACACTTAGAAGCTGCATTCTAGATATATGTAGAACACATTTGCTTCCTTGGCTCGTATCTGGCATCcatgaaatggaagaggaaatTGTCCTGGCTGTGCTTGAAACTTTTCATTTGATACTTTTGCATTCTAGTAATGATGCCATGGAATTTGCAGAGTCCCTGATTTCATCCAGTTGGTTCAGTTTTTCATTTGGATGTTTGGGTTTGTTTACTGGAGATAGGATGAAATATAGAGTATATTTGTTACTCAGCTCCCTTATAGATTCTCTCCAGGGAAATGATTCTGGACAACCAATTAGAGATGCTGCATTGGACCTACCATCCGATCCTGTTGACTTAGTCTTTCTACTTGGGCAGAGGAGAAGTAACAATTTAAACTTGTCCTCTTGCCAAACTGCTATTTTGCTGATTATGTATACTCGTACACTATATGATATAAG AATTGCTGATGAGAAGTTGGTTTTAGCTTCCCTTGAACAATATATTCTTCTGAATGGAAGTGATTTTCATGATCCAACCAAAGATAACTTGATAGTGACACAACTGGTAAATCTGTACGGATTGTTAAGGGGTCTTGGCAAGATGAACCACGGAATTCATTACAGTCGAGAAGCTGAAGAGATTCTGTTTCGGCTCATAAAGAATGATGAATGGGATTTACTTTCTGGAAGTATTCACACAGTATCATTGAGGTGGTTGTTTCAACAAGAGAATATAGTCGAATCTTTGGGTCATCAAATTTTAGCATTCTGCAGAAGCTACAACTTAGAAGGAGGTGACATAATTATTGGGAACATTTATCAAACTATAGATGTACAGACGCTTGCAGAGTTAGTATCTGAAAAAGATAATTATGGAGCTAGACTTTTCATATGCTTATTGGCACAGCTCTTTGAGGAAGAAGGTCAAGAACATGATGTGATTTCGGTTCTAAATCTTATGGCAACCTTAATTCACATCTGTCCAGCTGCTTCTGACCAGCTATCTTTGCATGGAATAGGGTCAACAATCAGGACTTGGTGCTATTCGAGCAATACCTTCTCAGAAACAACTTTCATGTCCATCTTGCTTTTAGTTTTTAACATTTTGAGTTCAGTGCATCCTGAAGCACTTTCAGCTGATCAGAGTTGGATTGCAGTAACCATGAAG ATGATGGAGTATTTTATTCCACCAGAAAATTCTGATGTTTTAAGTAATGAAAGTCTCTTTGCAATTGGTATTCTTTCCATGATTTTGCATCTTTCCACCAGTAAAGCACTTGAAGAGGCATCAAAGACTATTCTTTTCAACACTAGCATAATATCTGTAGTCAATACTGCAGTCTGTGCTGCTGCATCAAAGGGACCTGCTTTGGTTGACCATGATGAGGGAACAAGCACTGGAGAAACATTAATCTTTGTTCTTTTGCTTCATTACTTCGCTATTAGAAG AGtatcaaatcaaataaacaatACACATGAAGAGTTGAAATGCTCCGTTGGGTACTTAATGTCCATAAAGAGTATATTGGAAGGCCTAGTTTTTTATGATGACGCGAGAGTGGCTACAAATTGTGCCGTTTGCCTGTCAATGCTTCTGAGATGGGAAAAGCTGGAAAATCAAACAAAACTACATGGAAAGAGCAACTGGTGCAGAATGATTATGGAAGAGATGACAGCGTCTTTGGTATCTCCTCGTTTAGCATCTCCGTCACTTGCTAAAACTCAAAGACCTGCCATACATATAGATACTGTTTAA
- the LOC107610802 gene encoding protein PRD1-like isoform X1, whose amino-acid sequence MYDSQEVDLDFEEEADTVFVNDTSCSQGHRSSLNLRTQLGGSICLLCFSNLVSNPLSPTVHVSYALSQIERSLSHPPFLLSVLAFHPQFLLSPLVAALSSFDDEPIAAQIIRLIVNLCASNDPSVRQEFVGRVFDRIASGTLAWSSRQLHMIHCLGVLLNCENDDLIAHIRDVYGLITILVTGLQLPSDEIRGEILFVLYKLYALKNTSTEGDDTDILVPFCPTLLYLLGDVLMKSQNDDVRLNCIALLTMLAQGHLLREEGAYDTCHLSYSDGADSEENIEGAKELSLVNLLAEAIKGPLLSSNSQVQISTLDLLFHYLSSIGTLDNQIHVMVEENIADYVFEVLRYSVLHYVAEVPFHPAQYQTLKLIYECISECPGAVSSSQMEELVLVLIKMLKKNSNGEMGMTPDTFIMACSVFVVLIRSPSCNGDLDLPKSVEDAVKHAALSCICISERDINQILQCLYLLKEAYAYSHDGNTINSSKLTLRSCILDICRTHLLPWLVSGIHEMEEEIVLAVLETFHLILLHSSNDAMEFAESLISSSWFSFSFGCLGLFTGDRMKYRVYLLLSSLIDSLQGNDSGQPIRDAALDLPSDPVDLVFLLGQRRSNNLNLSSCQTAILLIMYTRTLYDIRIADEKLVLASLEQYILLNGSDFHDPTKDNLIVTQLVNLYGLLRGLGKMNHGIHYSREAEEILFRLIKNDEWDLLSGSIHTVSLRWLFQQENIVESLGHQILAFCRSYNLEGGDIIIGNIYQTIDVQTLAELVSEKDNYGARLFICLLAQLFEEEGQEHDVISVLNLMATLIHICPAASDQLSLHGIGSTIRTWCYSSNTFSETTFMSILLLVFNILSSVHPEALSADQSWIAVTMKMMEYFIPPENSDVLSNESLFAIGILSMILHLSTSKALEEASKTILFNTSIISVVNTAVCAAASKGPALVDHDEGTSTGETLIFVLLLHYFAIRSLHATVQGVVDWQNFFVLTNSAEPLPFIGIHCHDLCRILHFGSPVVKIIASYSLLELFNRVSNQINNTHEELKCSVGYLMSIKSILEGLVFYDDARVATNCAVCLSMLLRWEKLENQTKLHGKSNWCRMIMEEMTASLVSPRLASPSLAKTQRPAIHIDTV is encoded by the exons ATGTACGATTCGCAGGAAGTGGATTTGGATTTCGAAGAAGAAGCTGACACTGTCTTCGTCAACGACACCTCATGCTCCCAGGGCCACCGTTCCTCCTTAAATCTCCGGACTCAGCTCGGCGGCTCCATCTGCCTCCTCTGCTTCTCCAACCTAGTCTCAAACCCTCTCTCCCCAACCGTCCACGTGTCCTATGCTCTCTCCCAGATCGAACGGTCCCTCTCTCACCCTCCCTTCCTCCTATCAGTGCTCGCATTCCACCCTCAGTTCCTCCTCTCTCCTCTCGTCGCTGCCCTCTCCTCCTTCGACGATGAGCCCATTGCTGCGCAGATTATCCGCCTCATTGTCAATCTCTGCGCATCCAATGATCCCTCCGTTCGACAAGAGTTCGTCGGTCGGGTTTTCGATAGGATTGCCTCCGGTACTCTGGCCTGGAGCTCCCGTCAGTTGCACATG ATACACTGCCTTGGGGTTCTTCtgaattgtgaaaatgatgatctAATAGCACATATCAGAGATGTATACGGCCTCATTACCATTCTTGTTACCGGTCTTCAATTGCCAAG TGATGAGATCCGTGGCGAGATCCTTTTTGTCCTTTACAAACTGTATGCTCTTAAGAATACATCTACTGAGGGAGATGACACTGATATCTTAGTTCCCTTTTGTCCGACGCTCCTGTACCTATTGGGAGACGTTCTCATGAAGTCTCAAAATGATGATGTTCGCTTGAATTGTATTG CACTTTTGACTATGTTGGCTCAAGGACATTTGCTCAGGGAAGAAGGTGCATATGATACTTGTCACCTTTCTTACTCTGATGGAGCTGACTCTGAAGAAAACATTGAGGGAGCCAAGGAGTTATCTCTGGTTAATCTGCTTGCAGAAGCCATCAAAGGTCCACTGCTTTCATCGAACAGTCAAGTCCAAATCAGCACTCTGGATTTACTATTTCATTATCTGTCTTCCATTGGAACTTTAGACAATCAGATTCATGTCATGGTAGAAGAAAACATTGCAGATTATGTATTTGAAGTATTAAGATATTCAG TATTACATTATGTGGCTGAAGTTCCTTTTCACCCAGCTCAATACCAGACTTTGAAGCTCATTTATGAATGCATTTCTGAGTGTCCTGGAGCTGTATCATCTTCTCAAATGGAGGAGTTGGTTCTTGTTTTGATAAAAATGCTTAAAAAGAATTCTAATGGAGAGATGGGTATGACTCCTGATACTTTTATAATGGCTTGCTCAGTCTTTGTGGTCCTTATCAGATCTCCATCTTGTAATGGAGATTTAGATCTGCCAAAATCTGTTGAGGATGCAGTGAAACATGCCGCATTATCTTGTATCTGCATCTCTGAAAGGGACATTAACCAAATCTTGCAATGTCTGTACCTACTTAAAGAGGCATATGCATACAGTCATGATGGGAACACCATCAACTCTAGTAAGCTGACACTTAGAAGCTGCATTCTAGATATATGTAGAACACATTTGCTTCCTTGGCTCGTATCTGGCATCcatgaaatggaagaggaaatTGTCCTGGCTGTGCTTGAAACTTTTCATTTGATACTTTTGCATTCTAGTAATGATGCCATGGAATTTGCAGAGTCCCTGATTTCATCCAGTTGGTTCAGTTTTTCATTTGGATGTTTGGGTTTGTTTACTGGAGATAGGATGAAATATAGAGTATATTTGTTACTCAGCTCCCTTATAGATTCTCTCCAGGGAAATGATTCTGGACAACCAATTAGAGATGCTGCATTGGACCTACCATCCGATCCTGTTGACTTAGTCTTTCTACTTGGGCAGAGGAGAAGTAACAATTTAAACTTGTCCTCTTGCCAAACTGCTATTTTGCTGATTATGTATACTCGTACACTATATGATATAAG AATTGCTGATGAGAAGTTGGTTTTAGCTTCCCTTGAACAATATATTCTTCTGAATGGAAGTGATTTTCATGATCCAACCAAAGATAACTTGATAGTGACACAACTGGTAAATCTGTACGGATTGTTAAGGGGTCTTGGCAAGATGAACCACGGAATTCATTACAGTCGAGAAGCTGAAGAGATTCTGTTTCGGCTCATAAAGAATGATGAATGGGATTTACTTTCTGGAAGTATTCACACAGTATCATTGAGGTGGTTGTTTCAACAAGAGAATATAGTCGAATCTTTGGGTCATCAAATTTTAGCATTCTGCAGAAGCTACAACTTAGAAGGAGGTGACATAATTATTGGGAACATTTATCAAACTATAGATGTACAGACGCTTGCAGAGTTAGTATCTGAAAAAGATAATTATGGAGCTAGACTTTTCATATGCTTATTGGCACAGCTCTTTGAGGAAGAAGGTCAAGAACATGATGTGATTTCGGTTCTAAATCTTATGGCAACCTTAATTCACATCTGTCCAGCTGCTTCTGACCAGCTATCTTTGCATGGAATAGGGTCAACAATCAGGACTTGGTGCTATTCGAGCAATACCTTCTCAGAAACAACTTTCATGTCCATCTTGCTTTTAGTTTTTAACATTTTGAGTTCAGTGCATCCTGAAGCACTTTCAGCTGATCAGAGTTGGATTGCAGTAACCATGAAG ATGATGGAGTATTTTATTCCACCAGAAAATTCTGATGTTTTAAGTAATGAAAGTCTCTTTGCAATTGGTATTCTTTCCATGATTTTGCATCTTTCCACCAGTAAAGCACTTGAAGAGGCATCAAAGACTATTCTTTTCAACACTAGCATAATATCTGTAGTCAATACTGCAGTCTGTGCTGCTGCATCAAAGGGACCTGCTTTGGTTGACCATGATGAGGGAACAAGCACTGGAGAAACATTAATCTTTGTTCTTTTGCTTCATTACTTCGCTATTAGAAG TTTGCATGCCACTGTTCAAGGGGTTGTGGATTGGCAAAACTTCTTTGTTTTAACAAATTCAGCAGAACCCCTACCCTTCATTGGCATCCACTGCCATGATTTGTGCAGAATTCTGCATTTTGGTTCTCCTGTGGTCAAGATTATTGCTTCTTATAGCCTGTTAGAGTTGTTTAACAGAGtatcaaatcaaataaacaatACACATGAAGAGTTGAAATGCTCCGTTGGGTACTTAATGTCCATAAAGAGTATATTGGAAGGCCTAGTTTTTTATGATGACGCGAGAGTGGCTACAAATTGTGCCGTTTGCCTGTCAATGCTTCTGAGATGGGAAAAGCTGGAAAATCAAACAAAACTACATGGAAAGAGCAACTGGTGCAGAATGATTATGGAAGAGATGACAGCGTCTTTGGTATCTCCTCGTTTAGCATCTCCGTCACTTGCTAAAACTCAAAGACCTGCCATACATATAGATACTGTTTAA
- the LOC107610802 gene encoding protein PRD1-like isoform X3 → MLMRRIHCLGVLLNCENDDLIAHIRDVYGLITILVTGLQLPSDEIRGEILFVLYKLYALKNTSTEGDDTDILVPFCPTLLYLLGDVLMKSQNDDVRLNCIALLTMLAQGHLLREEGAYDTCHLSYSDGADSEENIEGAKELSLVNLLAEAIKGPLLSSNSQVQISTLDLLFHYLSSIGTLDNQIHVMVEENIADYVFEVLRYSVLHYVAEVPFHPAQYQTLKLIYECISECPGAVSSSQMEELVLVLIKMLKKNSNGEMGMTPDTFIMACSVFVVLIRSPSCNGDLDLPKSVEDAVKHAALSCICISERDINQILQCLYLLKEAYAYSHDGNTINSSKLTLRSCILDICRTHLLPWLVSGIHEMEEEIVLAVLETFHLILLHSSNDAMEFAESLISSSWFSFSFGCLGLFTGDRMKYRVYLLLSSLIDSLQGNDSGQPIRDAALDLPSDPVDLVFLLGQRRSNNLNLSSCQTAILLIMYTRTLYDIRIADEKLVLASLEQYILLNGSDFHDPTKDNLIVTQLVNLYGLLRGLGKMNHGIHYSREAEEILFRLIKNDEWDLLSGSIHTVSLRWLFQQENIVESLGHQILAFCRSYNLEGGDIIIGNIYQTIDVQTLAELVSEKDNYGARLFICLLAQLFEEEGQEHDVISVLNLMATLIHICPAASDQLSLHGIGSTIRTWCYSSNTFSETTFMSILLLVFNILSSVHPEALSADQSWIAVTMKMMEYFIPPENSDVLSNESLFAIGILSMILHLSTSKALEEASKTILFNTSIISVVNTAVCAAASKGPALVDHDEGTSTGETLIFVLLLHYFAIRSLHATVQGVVDWQNFFVLTNSAEPLPFIGIHCHDLCRILHFGSPVVKIIASYSLLELFNRVSNQINNTHEELKCSVGYLMSIKSILEGLVFYDDARVATNCAVCLSMLLRWEKLENQTKLHGKSNWCRMIMEEMTASLVSPRLASPSLAKTQRPAIHIDTV, encoded by the exons ATGCTTATGCGCCGG ATACACTGCCTTGGGGTTCTTCtgaattgtgaaaatgatgatctAATAGCACATATCAGAGATGTATACGGCCTCATTACCATTCTTGTTACCGGTCTTCAATTGCCAAG TGATGAGATCCGTGGCGAGATCCTTTTTGTCCTTTACAAACTGTATGCTCTTAAGAATACATCTACTGAGGGAGATGACACTGATATCTTAGTTCCCTTTTGTCCGACGCTCCTGTACCTATTGGGAGACGTTCTCATGAAGTCTCAAAATGATGATGTTCGCTTGAATTGTATTG CACTTTTGACTATGTTGGCTCAAGGACATTTGCTCAGGGAAGAAGGTGCATATGATACTTGTCACCTTTCTTACTCTGATGGAGCTGACTCTGAAGAAAACATTGAGGGAGCCAAGGAGTTATCTCTGGTTAATCTGCTTGCAGAAGCCATCAAAGGTCCACTGCTTTCATCGAACAGTCAAGTCCAAATCAGCACTCTGGATTTACTATTTCATTATCTGTCTTCCATTGGAACTTTAGACAATCAGATTCATGTCATGGTAGAAGAAAACATTGCAGATTATGTATTTGAAGTATTAAGATATTCAG TATTACATTATGTGGCTGAAGTTCCTTTTCACCCAGCTCAATACCAGACTTTGAAGCTCATTTATGAATGCATTTCTGAGTGTCCTGGAGCTGTATCATCTTCTCAAATGGAGGAGTTGGTTCTTGTTTTGATAAAAATGCTTAAAAAGAATTCTAATGGAGAGATGGGTATGACTCCTGATACTTTTATAATGGCTTGCTCAGTCTTTGTGGTCCTTATCAGATCTCCATCTTGTAATGGAGATTTAGATCTGCCAAAATCTGTTGAGGATGCAGTGAAACATGCCGCATTATCTTGTATCTGCATCTCTGAAAGGGACATTAACCAAATCTTGCAATGTCTGTACCTACTTAAAGAGGCATATGCATACAGTCATGATGGGAACACCATCAACTCTAGTAAGCTGACACTTAGAAGCTGCATTCTAGATATATGTAGAACACATTTGCTTCCTTGGCTCGTATCTGGCATCcatgaaatggaagaggaaatTGTCCTGGCTGTGCTTGAAACTTTTCATTTGATACTTTTGCATTCTAGTAATGATGCCATGGAATTTGCAGAGTCCCTGATTTCATCCAGTTGGTTCAGTTTTTCATTTGGATGTTTGGGTTTGTTTACTGGAGATAGGATGAAATATAGAGTATATTTGTTACTCAGCTCCCTTATAGATTCTCTCCAGGGAAATGATTCTGGACAACCAATTAGAGATGCTGCATTGGACCTACCATCCGATCCTGTTGACTTAGTCTTTCTACTTGGGCAGAGGAGAAGTAACAATTTAAACTTGTCCTCTTGCCAAACTGCTATTTTGCTGATTATGTATACTCGTACACTATATGATATAAG AATTGCTGATGAGAAGTTGGTTTTAGCTTCCCTTGAACAATATATTCTTCTGAATGGAAGTGATTTTCATGATCCAACCAAAGATAACTTGATAGTGACACAACTGGTAAATCTGTACGGATTGTTAAGGGGTCTTGGCAAGATGAACCACGGAATTCATTACAGTCGAGAAGCTGAAGAGATTCTGTTTCGGCTCATAAAGAATGATGAATGGGATTTACTTTCTGGAAGTATTCACACAGTATCATTGAGGTGGTTGTTTCAACAAGAGAATATAGTCGAATCTTTGGGTCATCAAATTTTAGCATTCTGCAGAAGCTACAACTTAGAAGGAGGTGACATAATTATTGGGAACATTTATCAAACTATAGATGTACAGACGCTTGCAGAGTTAGTATCTGAAAAAGATAATTATGGAGCTAGACTTTTCATATGCTTATTGGCACAGCTCTTTGAGGAAGAAGGTCAAGAACATGATGTGATTTCGGTTCTAAATCTTATGGCAACCTTAATTCACATCTGTCCAGCTGCTTCTGACCAGCTATCTTTGCATGGAATAGGGTCAACAATCAGGACTTGGTGCTATTCGAGCAATACCTTCTCAGAAACAACTTTCATGTCCATCTTGCTTTTAGTTTTTAACATTTTGAGTTCAGTGCATCCTGAAGCACTTTCAGCTGATCAGAGTTGGATTGCAGTAACCATGAAG ATGATGGAGTATTTTATTCCACCAGAAAATTCTGATGTTTTAAGTAATGAAAGTCTCTTTGCAATTGGTATTCTTTCCATGATTTTGCATCTTTCCACCAGTAAAGCACTTGAAGAGGCATCAAAGACTATTCTTTTCAACACTAGCATAATATCTGTAGTCAATACTGCAGTCTGTGCTGCTGCATCAAAGGGACCTGCTTTGGTTGACCATGATGAGGGAACAAGCACTGGAGAAACATTAATCTTTGTTCTTTTGCTTCATTACTTCGCTATTAGAAG TTTGCATGCCACTGTTCAAGGGGTTGTGGATTGGCAAAACTTCTTTGTTTTAACAAATTCAGCAGAACCCCTACCCTTCATTGGCATCCACTGCCATGATTTGTGCAGAATTCTGCATTTTGGTTCTCCTGTGGTCAAGATTATTGCTTCTTATAGCCTGTTAGAGTTGTTTAACAGAGtatcaaatcaaataaacaatACACATGAAGAGTTGAAATGCTCCGTTGGGTACTTAATGTCCATAAAGAGTATATTGGAAGGCCTAGTTTTTTATGATGACGCGAGAGTGGCTACAAATTGTGCCGTTTGCCTGTCAATGCTTCTGAGATGGGAAAAGCTGGAAAATCAAACAAAACTACATGGAAAGAGCAACTGGTGCAGAATGATTATGGAAGAGATGACAGCGTCTTTGGTATCTCCTCGTTTAGCATCTCCGTCACTTGCTAAAACTCAAAGACCTGCCATACATATAGATACTGTTTAA